The Streptococcus pluranimalium genome contains a region encoding:
- the rlmH gene encoding 23S rRNA (pseudouridine(1915)-N(3))-methyltransferase RlmH gives MKIKIICVGKLKEKYLKDGIAEYVKRMGRFTKCEIIELPDEKTPDQASPAENNNILAKEGDKILAKIGDRDYVIALAIEGKQSSSEDFANQMSKLTLAGSSTITFIIGGSLGLDARVKKRASHLMSFGLLTLPHQLMRLVLVEQIYRAFMIQQGSPYHK, from the coding sequence ATGAAAATCAAGATTATTTGTGTCGGAAAATTAAAAGAAAAATACTTAAAAGATGGCATTGCGGAGTATGTTAAGCGTATGGGACGTTTCACTAAATGTGAAATCATTGAATTACCTGATGAAAAAACGCCCGATCAAGCAAGTCCAGCGGAAAATAACAACATTTTAGCAAAAGAAGGCGATAAAATTTTAGCTAAAATTGGTGATAGAGACTATGTTATAGCTTTAGCAATTGAAGGAAAACAATCGTCATCGGAAGATTTTGCTAATCAGATGTCTAAACTTACTTTAGCTGGTAGTTCCACCATTACTTTTATCATTGGCGGTAGTCTAGGGCTAGATGCGCGTGTTAAAAAAAGAGCTAGTCACTTAATGAGCTTTGGTTTATTAACATTACCTCATCAACTAATGCGTCTAGTACTTGTTGAGCAGATTTATCGTGCTTTTATGATTCAGCAAGGCAGTCCCTATCATAAATAA